In Nostoc sp. UHCC 0926, a single genomic region encodes these proteins:
- a CDS encoding Uma2 family endonuclease — protein MTQALPKILTFEEFVKWKPENERYELHNGTIVKMPQPVGDHEEVTGFLAFELTRECIRLNLPYFIPKTALVKPPVTESGYSPDVLLLNRPNLINEPLWKKESTVSQPASISIIVEVVSTNWRDDYLKKYADYEEMGIPEYWIVDYAALGGREFIGKPKQPTILVCSLDEGEYQVSKFRGTDRIQSPTFPELNLTAQQIFQAGKIST, from the coding sequence GTGACTCAAGCTTTACCAAAAATCCTAACTTTTGAAGAATTTGTCAAGTGGAAGCCAGAAAATGAGCGCTATGAATTGCACAACGGAACAATTGTTAAAATGCCTCAACCTGTAGGAGATCATGAAGAGGTAACAGGATTTTTAGCTTTTGAACTGACTAGAGAATGTATCCGTTTAAATCTCCCCTACTTCATACCCAAGACAGCACTAGTCAAACCACCTGTAACTGAATCAGGTTACTCGCCAGATGTACTGTTGTTGAATCGCCCTAATTTGATAAATGAACCTCTGTGGAAAAAAGAATCTACTGTTAGTCAACCTGCATCAATTTCTATAATTGTTGAAGTTGTTAGTACGAATTGGCGTGATGATTACCTCAAAAAATATGCAGATTATGAGGAAATGGGAATTCCTGAATACTGGATTGTTGATTATGCTGCTTTAGGCGGTAGGGAGTTTATTGGCAAACCAAAACAACCTACTATCTTAGTTTGTTCTTTAGATGAAGGTGAGTATCAAGTTAGCAAGTTTAGAGGTACAGACCGCATCCAGTCCCCAACATTTCCAGAGTTAAATTTAACTGCTCAACAGATTTTTCAAGCGGGTAAGATTTCAACTTAA
- a CDS encoding WD40 repeat domain-containing protein, with product MIPENPKENSNIIRENELLSSSSQLINGLDSIRYRLQGVSTKQKVDALLEAFQYGHKGIELVIQALDNEIREVRQSALLLLSDSSEVTAGQALWNHLPFAKMQCLHTLKEFNLDCYNPEQHHPYYFAIADYNNTLICYWDIYYKGSFVNIWHLETGQSKKDFGLGMAHEFALGKSGRVSIISFQDLLWPLDTETQENIGTFPDNLIPTVQAHPHCLAVCPTKQPLVATGYTQGRTGELEIWDYETYTRRLYHQFQDVALIPYDNSWNQSKLNLWLTTPLFFTPDGKFLVARFKQRLQNKLQLWNTETGELIQTLDNLPALTVNSLANRLDGQILACGIRQDEVCVWELISDRILYTSSGVAPCLMSLDGRVLIYCTDNYEIVVWDLAMNRKLCTLQGHTAPIGYVAMSSDREFIASYSIDRTIKIWGVPQSINSCSNL from the coding sequence ATGATTCCTGAAAATCCCAAAGAAAATAGTAACATTATCAGAGAAAATGAACTGCTCTCTTCTTCCAGTCAACTAATAAATGGCTTAGATAGCATTAGATATCGTTTGCAAGGTGTTTCTACAAAACAAAAGGTAGATGCTCTTTTAGAAGCATTCCAATATGGTCACAAAGGAATTGAGTTAGTTATACAAGCATTAGATAATGAAATCAGAGAAGTCCGACAATCAGCTTTGCTCCTATTGTCTGATAGCAGTGAAGTTACTGCCGGGCAAGCGCTATGGAATCATCTACCCTTTGCAAAAATGCAATGCCTGCATACATTAAAGGAATTTAATCTTGATTGCTATAATCCTGAACAACATCATCCATATTATTTTGCGATCGCAGACTACAATAATACCCTAATTTGCTATTGGGATATATATTATAAGGGATCTTTCGTTAATATCTGGCATTTAGAAACAGGACAAAGCAAGAAAGATTTTGGGTTGGGTATGGCTCATGAATTTGCTTTAGGAAAAAGCGGCAGGGTGAGTATCATTAGCTTTCAGGACTTACTTTGGCCACTAGATACAGAAACACAAGAAAATATTGGAACTTTTCCCGATAACCTTATTCCTACTGTTCAAGCCCATCCCCATTGCTTGGCTGTCTGCCCAACTAAACAGCCATTAGTTGCTACTGGCTATACTCAAGGCAGAACAGGAGAGTTAGAGATTTGGGATTATGAAACATATACTCGTCGCCTCTATCATCAATTTCAAGATGTAGCTTTGATTCCTTATGATAATTCATGGAATCAATCAAAGCTAAACCTTTGGTTGACTACACCCCTTTTTTTCACCCCTGATGGAAAGTTCTTGGTTGCACGTTTCAAGCAGAGATTGCAGAATAAGCTACAACTCTGGAATACCGAAACAGGAGAACTTATTCAAACATTAGATAATTTACCTGCTCTGACAGTGAATTCACTTGCAAATCGCCTTGATGGGCAAATTTTGGCTTGCGGAATCCGGCAAGACGAAGTGTGTGTATGGGAATTGATCAGTGATCGCATTCTCTATACATCTTCGGGTGTTGCTCCTTGCCTTATGAGTTTAGATGGTAGAGTTTTAATCTACTGTACAGACAATTACGAAATAGTTGTTTGGGATTTGGCAATGAACAGAAAATTATGCACATTGCAGGGGCATACAGCACCAATTGGTTATGTTGCCATGAGTAGCGATCGTGAGTTCATTGCTAGTTATAGCATTGATAGAACAATTAAAATTTGGGGAGTGCCACAATCAATTAATAGCTGTAGCAACCTGTAA
- a CDS encoding DUF1565 domain-containing protein, which produces MAQTFYVNPVSGSNTNLGSQQAPFKTITQALKVATDNTKIQLAGGNYNAASGEVFPLTVASGVTVVGNETNKGNGILIEGSGSYLSRTFAAQNVTFVLLDKAELRGVTVTNLASRGSGVWIESTAPTVANSTFTNCKREGVFATGDANPVILGNVFSENAANGIAIAKNSKGQIQGNTFFKTGFGIAISDTASPTLRDNKISENRSGIVISGSTRPILRNNVSENNTDDGITVIGSALPDIGSTNNPGGNTLQNNGKFDLQNASSNKLVSVGNKINASKVTGNVEFADSSVPTPTPVPTPTPIPVPIPTPTPTPTPTPTPTPTPTPTPTPTPTPTPTPTPTPSIELTDISNHWAGGFIRELVKLGIVNGFPDRTFKPDATMTRAQYAALLVKAFNPSPNRPVIKFKDVPADFWASKVIQQAYQGSFLSGFPDNTFAPNKNIQRVQVIVSLVNGLKLSGDGTATIKAFDDQAKIPEYAKDEVVKAINKGIIVNHPNLKQLNPTRDATRAEVAAMVYQALVDAGSVAAIDSPDIVTA; this is translated from the coding sequence ATGGCTCAGACTTTTTATGTAAATCCAGTATCAGGTAGCAATACCAACCTTGGTAGCCAACAAGCCCCGTTCAAAACTATTACCCAAGCCCTCAAAGTAGCTACAGATAACACCAAGATTCAACTAGCAGGTGGTAATTATAATGCTGCTAGCGGGGAAGTCTTTCCGCTAACGGTTGCATCTGGCGTGACAGTCGTGGGTAATGAAACCAATAAAGGCAATGGCATTTTGATTGAAGGGAGTGGTAGCTATCTGAGCCGTACTTTTGCTGCTCAGAATGTCACATTTGTGCTGCTCGATAAAGCTGAACTCCGGGGGGTGACTGTAACAAATCTGGCTAGTCGTGGTAGTGGTGTCTGGATTGAATCAACTGCCCCTACTGTTGCTAATAGCACCTTCACTAACTGTAAGCGGGAGGGAGTATTTGCTACAGGCGATGCTAACCCAGTTATTCTAGGTAATGTGTTCAGTGAAAATGCAGCCAATGGAATTGCGATCGCTAAAAATTCCAAAGGTCAAATTCAAGGTAATACCTTCTTCAAAACAGGTTTTGGCATTGCTATTAGTGATACTGCATCACCCACCCTTCGAGATAACAAAATTTCCGAAAACCGTTCTGGAATTGTTATCTCTGGCAGTACTCGTCCTATATTGCGTAACAATGTCAGTGAGAATAACACTGACGATGGGATCACAGTAATTGGAAGTGCCCTACCGGATATCGGCAGTACTAATAATCCAGGCGGCAATACTCTACAAAATAACGGTAAATTTGATTTGCAAAATGCCAGTTCCAACAAGCTGGTTTCTGTGGGAAATAAAATAAATGCGTCTAAAGTCACGGGAAATGTAGAGTTTGCAGATAGTTCAGTTCCCACACCTACTCCTGTGCCAACGCCCACACCTATTCCTGTGCCAATACCCACGCCTACTCCTACACCCACGCCCACCCCTACTCCTACGCCTACGCCCACTCCTACACCCACGCCCACGCCCACTCCTACGCCAACACCCACGCCTACTCCTAGTATCGAATTAACCGATATTAGTAATCATTGGGCAGGTGGCTTTATTCGGGAATTAGTCAAATTGGGGATAGTTAATGGTTTTCCCGATCGCACATTTAAACCTGATGCTACGATGACACGGGCGCAATACGCGGCATTACTGGTAAAAGCTTTCAACCCATCGCCAAACCGCCCTGTGATCAAATTCAAAGATGTACCAGCAGACTTCTGGGCATCCAAGGTAATTCAGCAGGCATATCAAGGTTCATTTCTCTCTGGTTTTCCTGACAACACCTTCGCCCCCAACAAAAATATCCAGCGTGTGCAAGTGATTGTCTCACTGGTGAATGGATTAAAGTTATCTGGTGATGGTACAGCAACTATCAAAGCTTTTGATGACCAAGCAAAGATTCCTGAATATGCCAAGGATGAGGTAGTAAAAGCTATAAACAAGGGGATTATCGTCAATCACCCGAACCTCAAACAACTTAATCCTACCCGCGATGCTACACGCGCTGAGGTAGCGGCGATGGTATACCAAGCCTTGGTCGATGCTGGCAGTGTAGCGGCGATTGACTCGCCTGATATTGTGACTGCTTAA
- the fghA gene encoding S-formylglutathione hydrolase, translating into MPNLNLISEYKSFGGKLGFYSHPSSTCNGEMRFAVYQPPQATQQPVPILYFLSGLTCTEENFIVKAGAQRYAAEYGLMLVVPDTSPRNTGIPGEDDDWDFGTGAGFYVDATEEPWDQHYQMYSYIVQELPALITAHFPVQPEKQGIFGHSMGGHGALVCAMRNPNLYKSVSAFAPITAPMRCPWGQKAFSRYLGSNQESWRAYDASELVKQVGYHSPILIDQGTADQVLVEQLMPEVFEQACADVKQPLNLRYQEGYDHSFYFIASFIEDHIRHHAIAL; encoded by the coding sequence ATGCCTAACCTCAACCTCATTTCAGAATATAAAAGCTTTGGTGGCAAACTCGGCTTTTATAGTCATCCCTCCTCAACCTGTAACGGTGAAATGCGCTTTGCTGTTTATCAACCACCACAAGCAACTCAACAACCTGTGCCGATTCTCTATTTCCTCTCTGGTTTAACTTGCACTGAAGAAAATTTTATAGTGAAGGCGGGGGCGCAGCGCTACGCAGCTGAGTATGGCTTGATGCTGGTTGTGCCAGATACTAGTCCTCGGAACACAGGTATTCCTGGTGAGGATGATGATTGGGACTTTGGTACAGGTGCGGGCTTTTATGTTGATGCTACAGAAGAACCGTGGGATCAGCACTACCAAATGTATAGTTATATTGTCCAAGAATTACCTGCTTTAATTACCGCACACTTCCCAGTACAACCGGAGAAACAAGGTATTTTTGGTCATTCGATGGGGGGACATGGAGCCTTAGTTTGTGCAATGAGAAATCCGAATCTCTACAAATCAGTATCAGCCTTTGCGCCGATCACCGCACCCATGCGTTGTCCTTGGGGACAAAAAGCATTCAGTCGTTATCTTGGCAGCAATCAAGAAAGTTGGCGTGCCTATGATGCCAGTGAATTGGTCAAGCAAGTGGGATATCATAGTCCAATTCTCATTGATCAAGGGACTGCTGATCAAGTTTTAGTTGAGCAATTAATGCCAGAAGTGTTTGAACAAGCTTGTGCAGATGTTAAGCAACCCCTAAATTTACGTTACCAAGAAGGCTATGACCACAGTTTTTATTTCATAGCCAGTTTTATTGAAGATCATATCCGCCACCATGCGATCGCTTTATGA
- a CDS encoding ion transporter, which yields MLLSRQETEFYLTDLETPLGKAINLTLAAMVLLSSGIFVAETYNIPDSVRFQLHVADTAIVIIFAVEYSLRLWSAENKIKYIFSFYSIIDLMAILPFFLGMVDISFIRLLRWFRILRLIRFIDRKFLFATISTEDGMIFVRILFTLFAIVFIYSGLIYQVEHPVNPQNYRTFFDAFYFSVVTMTTVGFGDVIPISELGRLLTVLMIFTGIALIPWQVGDLIKRVVKTANQVETVCSGCGLAFHDVDAGFCKRCGTKLPSRRVD from the coding sequence ATGTTACTGAGCAGACAAGAAACAGAATTTTACTTAACAGACCTAGAAACCCCATTAGGTAAAGCGATTAATTTAACACTTGCTGCGATGGTGCTACTATCATCAGGAATTTTTGTGGCAGAAACTTATAATATTCCTGATTCTGTGCGGTTTCAATTGCATGTAGCCGATACTGCGATCGTTATCATTTTCGCGGTGGAATATTCACTCCGTCTGTGGAGTGCAGAAAATAAAATTAAGTATATTTTTAGCTTTTATTCGATTATTGACCTAATGGCGATTTTGCCATTCTTTCTAGGAATGGTGGATATCAGCTTTATCCGCCTACTGCGATGGTTTCGGATTTTACGATTAATCAGATTTATAGATAGAAAATTTTTATTCGCCACTATTAGCACCGAAGATGGCATGATTTTTGTGCGAATATTATTTACATTATTTGCAATTGTTTTTATTTATTCTGGCTTAATTTATCAAGTAGAGCATCCGGTTAATCCTCAAAATTACAGGACATTTTTTGATGCATTTTATTTCTCTGTTGTCACAATGACAACTGTGGGATTTGGCGATGTTATTCCAATTTCTGAATTAGGGCGTTTGCTAACAGTACTGATGATTTTTACAGGAATTGCGCTGATTCCTTGGCAAGTAGGGGATTTAATTAAGCGAGTGGTGAAAACTGCTAATCAAGTAGAAACAGTTTGTTCAGGTTGTGGTTTGGCTTTCCACGATGTAGATGCTGGGTTTTGTAAAAGGTGCGGGACTAAGTTACCTAGTCGCAGGGTTGATTGA
- a CDS encoding nucleoside deaminase encodes MNPEYFMHLALAEAKKGDAPYGAVIVKDKEVMAVAHNTVRRDNDPSAHAEINVIRSLTAKLKNPSLEGYSIYTTGEPCPMCATACVWSGLSEIVYGASIQDLITVNQSQISISCEEVIAKSFRNIKVTKDVLKNECLELFK; translated from the coding sequence ATGAACCCAGAATATTTTATGCATTTAGCATTGGCAGAAGCAAAAAAAGGCGATGCGCCTTACGGTGCAGTGATTGTTAAAGATAAGGAAGTCATGGCAGTAGCTCATAATACTGTAAGGAGAGACAACGATCCATCAGCCCATGCGGAAATCAACGTCATTCGTAGTTTAACAGCTAAACTTAAAAACCCTTCTTTAGAAGGTTATAGCATATATACAACTGGCGAACCTTGTCCGATGTGTGCAACTGCTTGTGTTTGGAGTGGTTTATCAGAAATTGTATATGGTGCTTCAATTCAAGATTTAATCACTGTAAATCAATCACAAATTAGTATATCTTGTGAAGAGGTAATCGCTAAGTCATTTAGGAATATTAAAGTCACAAAAGACGTTTTAAAAAATGAATGTTTGGAATTATTTAAATAA
- a CDS encoding response regulator: MIKVLLVDDQSLIRQGLRVLLELEPDLEIVGEAENGEQAINLVAKFQPDVVLLDIRMPIMDGVAATREIQKRFAKTKILVLTTFDDDEYVSAALQNGAMGYLLKDTPSEELAVAIRAVYKGYTQLGPGIVKKLLTQFSHVALTQSPPVPSSLAELTPREKEVLRLIATGASNREIAQQLYISEGTVKNHVTNILNRLNLRDRTQAAIWANTYLSYLNEPS, from the coding sequence ATGATTAAAGTGTTGTTGGTAGATGACCAAAGTTTAATTCGTCAAGGATTAAGAGTGTTATTAGAATTAGAGCCAGATTTAGAGATAGTGGGAGAAGCAGAAAACGGTGAACAGGCGATTAATTTGGTTGCTAAATTTCAGCCAGATGTAGTATTGCTGGATATCAGAATGCCAATTATGGATGGAGTTGCAGCTACGCGAGAAATTCAAAAACGTTTTGCAAAAACTAAAATTTTAGTACTGACGACTTTTGATGATGATGAATATGTGTCAGCAGCCTTGCAAAATGGGGCAATGGGTTATTTATTAAAAGATACGCCCTCGGAAGAATTAGCTGTTGCTATTCGTGCCGTTTATAAAGGATATACTCAATTAGGCCCAGGTATAGTTAAAAAACTATTGACTCAGTTTTCTCATGTTGCACTAACCCAATCACCGCCTGTACCATCTAGTTTAGCTGAACTTACTCCTAGAGAAAAAGAGGTTTTGCGGTTAATTGCTACAGGCGCTAGTAACCGAGAAATTGCCCAGCAACTCTACATTTCTGAGGGGACTGTGAAAAATCATGTTACAAATATTTTAAACAGGTTAAATTTGCGCGATCGCACTCAAGCTGCGATTTGGGCAAATACATATTTATCCTATTTGAATGAGCCAAGTTAA
- a CDS encoding sensor histidine kinase yields the protein MNRPIQIKKHPFPSLLYLEWILLAITALTAVIPPPLRRFGPKPPELSICGIFPDLSICNLLPELSIYSLIIFALMGLTLPKSNQLTKVIYTVIEILLILTTGLFGDRFARLFPVLYIILVTRSCLIFKLPGRLFVTSLSFTLFLFTTQLKYQLFNFQASPQAQERSRFFSWNWSLTFGLSLVFVLLMMNAVLSERHSREKLAIANEKLRQYAMQIENQATLEERNRIAREIHDSLGHSLTALNLQLETALKLWQSNPGKAETFLATAKELGSKALKDVRQSVSTMRFNPLQEQSLERAIASLSESFHRSNGILPIYQINLESSLPPEINTAIYRITQESLTNISKYAFATEVKLELTEIRGNLRLIIQDNGIGFDLGQNTTGFGLHSMRDRTLALGGEFNINSAPGSGCKITVNIPLTRLT from the coding sequence ATGAATCGTCCAATTCAAATTAAAAAACATCCTTTTCCATCTCTGCTTTATCTGGAGTGGATACTACTGGCAATCACTGCATTGACAGCAGTTATACCACCTCCGTTACGGCGATTTGGTCCCAAACCTCCAGAACTATCAATTTGTGGTATATTTCCAGACTTATCAATTTGCAATCTCTTGCCAGAACTGTCAATTTATAGTTTGATTATTTTTGCCTTGATGGGCTTAACATTACCCAAAAGTAACCAGCTTACTAAGGTAATTTACACAGTAATTGAAATCTTATTGATTTTAACAACGGGACTTTTTGGTGATAGATTTGCTCGCCTTTTCCCTGTTCTCTACATAATTTTAGTGACTCGCAGTTGTCTAATTTTTAAGTTACCTGGGCGTTTATTCGTTACAAGTCTATCATTTACATTATTTCTATTTACTACACAACTAAAATACCAGTTATTCAATTTTCAAGCATCACCACAAGCACAAGAGCGATCTCGTTTTTTTAGTTGGAATTGGTCGCTAACATTTGGCTTAAGTTTAGTTTTTGTGTTGTTGATGATGAATGCAGTATTATCTGAACGGCACAGTCGAGAAAAGCTAGCGATCGCTAATGAAAAACTCCGTCAATATGCCATGCAAATTGAAAATCAAGCTACATTGGAAGAACGTAACCGCATTGCTCGTGAAATTCATGATTCATTAGGACATTCTCTGACTGCTTTAAATCTACAATTAGAAACTGCTTTAAAATTGTGGCAATCTAATCCAGGTAAAGCAGAAACATTTCTAGCAACAGCAAAAGAATTAGGTTCAAAAGCTTTAAAAGATGTCCGTCAATCTGTTTCTACTATGCGTTTTAATCCCTTACAAGAGCAATCTTTAGAACGTGCGATCGCTAGTCTTTCAGAAAGTTTTCATCGCTCCAATGGCATTTTACCAATTTATCAAATCAATCTGGAATCTTCTCTCCCACCTGAAATCAACACCGCTATTTACCGGATTACTCAAGAATCATTGACAAATATATCCAAATATGCATTTGCAACAGAGGTTAAACTAGAACTTACTGAGATCAGAGGAAATTTACGATTGATAATTCAGGATAATGGTATAGGTTTTGATTTAGGGCAAAATACTACTGGTTTTGGACTTCATAGTATGCGCGATCGCACTTTAGCACTTGGAGGTGAGTTTAATATTAATAGCGCTCCTGGTTCTGGTTGCAAAATTACAGTTAATATTCCTTTAACAAGGTTGACATGA
- a CDS encoding Spy/CpxP family protein refolding chaperone, translating into MMVTSNQEKTTTQIMKLKALSLVAGAIALTLTATSFAVDAQTASPSPVLLAQTPHRGHWKDLGLTDAQKTQIQAIHRDSRTKMEAVLTPEQKAKLEATKQAHRAEWQARKAQGQTGQRQPGQHHGRGKGDFADLNLSEIQKTEIRQIRESEKQQIQAVYTPEQRQKIEQFRQNAPSHRQQGNPQ; encoded by the coding sequence ATGATGGTGACATCCAACCAGGAAAAAACCACCACACAAATAATGAAACTCAAAGCATTATCGCTAGTCGCTGGAGCGATCGCCTTAACTTTAACTGCGACCTCCTTTGCTGTTGACGCCCAAACAGCCTCTCCTTCACCCGTGTTACTTGCACAAACTCCACATAGGGGCCATTGGAAAGACTTGGGTCTAACAGATGCCCAAAAAACCCAAATTCAGGCAATTCACCGCGATAGCCGCACCAAAATGGAAGCAGTTCTCACCCCAGAACAAAAGGCAAAATTAGAGGCGACAAAACAAGCACACCGGGCTGAGTGGCAAGCGCGTAAGGCTCAGGGGCAAACAGGTCAACGGCAACCAGGTCAGCATCACGGTCGTGGAAAAGGTGATTTTGCTGACTTAAATCTGAGTGAAATACAGAAAACCGAAATCCGACAAATCCGGGAGTCTGAAAAACAACAGATTCAAGCAGTCTACACCCCCGAACAGCGCCAAAAAATAGAGCAATTCCGTCAAAATGCCCCTTCGCACCGTCAACAAGGCAATCCTCAATAA
- the sipA gene encoding regulatory protein SipA has translation MSKEFAIGSKVQVVALPPYVKTAEPMPMLRPPDVIHIGEEGIVIDRRPGGYWGIRFAKGAFLLDSQYIESTDTPPESHSERD, from the coding sequence ATGTCTAAAGAATTCGCTATTGGTAGTAAAGTCCAGGTTGTGGCACTACCGCCCTACGTCAAAACTGCTGAACCTATGCCCATGCTGCGCCCCCCCGATGTGATTCACATTGGCGAGGAAGGTATAGTCATTGACCGCCGTCCCGGTGGATATTGGGGTATTCGCTTCGCTAAGGGAGCCTTTCTCCTAGATAGCCAATACATCGAAAGTACAGATACCCCTCCCGAATCTCACTCAGAGCGAGACTAG
- a CDS encoding peroxiredoxin encodes MISRRTFLSILFVSCISVISWLNFTPAADALGGKLPAINQSAPEFTLPTNTGDGKISLSDLRGKWLVLYFYPKDFTSGCTIEARRFQQDLPQYLEKNAQIVGVSADDIDSHAKFCDSEGLKFPLLADTDGSVSKAYGSWLGFLSMRHSFLIDPQGILRETFVKVNPSIHSSEVLARLEKLQSAAS; translated from the coding sequence ATGATTTCCCGCCGCACTTTTTTAAGCATATTATTTGTCAGCTGTATTTCTGTGATCAGCTGGCTGAATTTTACCCCTGCTGCTGATGCTCTTGGTGGTAAACTTCCTGCAATTAATCAATCCGCACCAGAGTTTACTTTGCCAACCAATACAGGGGATGGCAAAATTTCCCTCTCTGACTTGCGCGGTAAGTGGTTAGTCCTCTACTTTTATCCTAAAGACTTCACCTCTGGTTGTACTATAGAGGCTCGCCGTTTTCAGCAAGACTTACCGCAATACCTCGAAAAAAACGCCCAGATTGTTGGCGTAAGTGCTGATGACATTGATTCTCACGCCAAATTTTGTGATTCAGAGGGACTAAAATTCCCGCTGTTGGCTGACACTGATGGTTCAGTGAGTAAAGCTTACGGTTCGTGGCTCGGCTTCTTATCGATGCGCCACAGTTTTCTCATCGATCCTCAGGGCATCTTGCGGGAGACTTTTGTGAAAGTCAACCCAAGCATTCATAGTTCAGAAGTGCTGGCACGACTAGAAAAATTACAGTCCGCAGCTTCTTAG
- the modA gene encoding molybdate ABC transporter substrate-binding protein — MKRRQILGFLGIAVAGLLLAIGLPLATPSPVIAQSNTSILVSAAASLKETLEEIKPLYQQSKSNVNITYNFGASGALQQQIEQGAPADIFISAGKKQADALEEKGLLVPGSRTNLANNRLVLIVAQDVVGISSFYNLTDSKIKKIAIGEPRSVPAGQYGEQVLKKLKLYDQVKSKLVFANNVRQVLAAVESGNAEAGLVYATDAKISNKVKVVVAADDKFHSPIVYPMAVIKGSKNIPAAKEFIEFLSGSQAKTVLKKYGFIVS, encoded by the coding sequence ATGAAAAGAAGACAAATTCTTGGCTTCCTGGGTATAGCAGTTGCAGGCTTGCTTCTGGCAATTGGTTTACCATTGGCCACTCCTTCTCCTGTAATAGCACAGTCAAACACCAGCATACTCGTATCCGCAGCCGCCAGCTTAAAAGAGACACTAGAAGAAATTAAGCCTCTATACCAACAAAGTAAATCAAATGTCAACATTACTTATAATTTTGGGGCTTCTGGTGCCTTGCAGCAACAGATTGAGCAAGGTGCGCCAGCGGATATCTTTATTTCTGCTGGCAAAAAACAAGCGGATGCTTTAGAAGAAAAAGGACTTTTAGTACCAGGTAGCCGTACTAACCTGGCAAATAACCGTCTAGTCTTGATTGTGGCTCAGGATGTTGTTGGCATCAGCAGCTTCTACAATTTAACAGATAGTAAGATTAAAAAAATTGCGATCGGTGAACCCAGGAGTGTACCTGCTGGGCAATATGGGGAGCAAGTCTTAAAGAAATTGAAACTTTATGATCAAGTCAAATCCAAATTGGTCTTTGCTAACAATGTACGTCAAGTCTTGGCAGCAGTAGAAAGTGGCAACGCCGAAGCTGGTTTAGTTTATGCCACTGACGCCAAAATCTCCAACAAAGTAAAAGTTGTAGTCGCTGCTGACGATAAGTTTCACTCACCGATTGTCTATCCAATGGCAGTAATTAAAGGCAGTAAAAATATTCCCGCAGCCAAGGAGTTTATCGAGTTTTTATCTGGCAGTCAAGCCAAGACTGTACTCAAAAAATATGGGTTTATTGTAAGTTAG
- a CDS encoding TOBE domain-containing protein, translating to MPKKEQGWVTFQTSEEERKILEDFCGQSQRTKTEILRELVRGLNQHSSPSNSQPTINTEEEDIYAQQPEIEISIQKKSLKVSSRNILKGVVKRVVTGAVNSEVTLEIIHKVELTSIITRVSVEELDLSEGKEAYAVIKSNDIVIARE from the coding sequence ATGCCTAAAAAAGAACAAGGGTGGGTCACATTCCAAACCTCTGAAGAGGAGCGGAAGATTTTGGAAGACTTCTGCGGCCAGTCTCAGCGCACCAAGACCGAGATTCTCCGGGAACTGGTACGTGGTCTTAATCAACACTCTTCACCATCCAACTCGCAACCAACCATAAACACAGAAGAGGAAGATATTTACGCTCAACAGCCTGAGATAGAAATTAGTATTCAAAAGAAATCACTCAAAGTTAGCTCCCGCAATATTCTCAAAGGTGTTGTTAAACGGGTTGTCACTGGAGCCGTTAATAGTGAGGTGACGCTAGAGATTATTCACAAAGTTGAGTTAACTTCGATTATCACCAGAGTATCGGTAGAAGAGTTGGATTTGTCTGAGGGGAAAGAGGCTTATGCCGTTATTAAGTCCAACGATATAGTTATTGCCAGGGAATAA